The genome window TGGGCTCGCCGAGGAGTGGCTCGGGCGGCGGCGGCCGGGGCGGGAGGTGCCCGCGGTCTACCTGGAGCACAACGCCCCCCAGGGGCGGATCAACGAGCTGCGCCACGTCGCCGCCGATCGGGACGAGCTGGTGGTCGTGCACGTCACCCACTTCAACGACCTGTTCTGGGACTGCGGGAGCACCCCCACCCGGGTGATCGAGCACGGCATCGTCGACCCTGGCGAGCGCTACAGCGGGGAGGTGCCCGCGGCCGCGGTGGTGGTCAACGAGGCCGGGCGGCGCGCCCGGGTGACCGGGACCGACCTGCTGGCGCGGCTGGGGGCGGCGGTGCCGCTCGACCTGTTCGGGATGGGGTCGGAGCGGCTCGCCGGGACGCCGGGAGTGCGGTCGGTGGCCGACCTGGCCCAGGACCGGCTGCACGCCGAGATGGCCAGGCGGCGGCTGTACCTGCACCCGGTGCGCTGGACCTCCCTCGGGCTGTCGCTGCTGGAAGCCATGCACCTGGGGATGCCGGTGGTGGCGCTGGCCACCACCGAGGTCGTGGAGGCGGTGCCGCCCGAGGCCGGGGTCATCTCGACCCGGGTCGAGGCCCTGGCCGACGCGGCCAGGCGGCTGGTGGCCGACCCCGAGCAGGCCCGGCTGATGGGCAAGGCCGCCCGGGTCGCCGCCACCGAGCGCTACGGGCTGGAGCGGTTCCTGGGCGAGTGGGACGCGTTGCTGGAGGAGGTGCGCGACCGATGAGGGTCGCGATGGTGAGCGAGCACGCCAGCCCTCTGGCCGTGCTCGGCGGCGCCGACGCCGGTGGGCAGAACGTGCACGTGGCCGCGCTCTCGGCCGCGCTGGCCAGGCGCGGGGTCGAGGTCGTGGTCCACACCCGGCGGGACGACCCCGGCCTGCCCAGGCGGGTGGTCGCGGCCCCCGGGGTGACCGTCGAGCACGTCGACGCCGGGCCGGCCCGGCCGATCCCCAAGGACGACCTCCCGCCCCACATGGGCGAGTTCGCGGCCCGGCTGCGCCGGTCCTTCCGCGACGACCCGCCGGACGTGGTCCACGCCCACTTCTGGATGTCGGGCCAGGCGGCGCTGGCCGCCGCGCGGCCGCTGGGGATGCCGGTGGTCCAGACCTTCCACGCCCTCGGGGTGGTCAAGCGGCGCCACCAGGGCGCCAGGGACACCAGCCCGCCGGGCCGGCTGGCCGACGAGGCGGCGGTGGCCAGGGACGCCGACCGGATCGTCGCCACCTGCTCGGACGAGGTGTTCGAGCTGGTCAGGATGGGCGCCGACCTGCGCCGGATCGCGGTCGTGCCCTGCGGGGTCGACCTGGAGCTGTTCCGGACCGACGGGCCCGTCGCGCCACGGCCCGCCGGCCGACACCGCCTGCTCGTGGTCAGCCGGCTCGTCGAGCGCAAGGGCATCGGCGACGTGGTCGCCGCCATGGCCAGGCTCCCGGGGGCCGAGCTGGTCGTGGCCGGAGGCCCGCCCGCCGCGGAGCTGGCCGGCGACCCCGAGGCACGGCGCCTGCTGGCCCTGGCCGAGCGGGCCGGGGTGGCCGGGCGGGTCCGGCTGCTCGGCCGGGTCGGGCGCGCCGACCTCCCCGCCCTCTACCGCTCGGCCGACCTGGTGGTGAACGTGCCCTGGTACGAGCCGTTCGGGATCGTGCCCCTCGAGGCGATGGCCTGCGGCGTCCCGGTGGTCGCCTCGGCCGTCGGTGGGCTGGTCGACACCGTCGTCGACGGTGTCACCGGCGCCCACGTCCCACCCCGGCGACCCGCGGTCCTGGCCGCGACCCTCGCCGCCCTCCTGGCCGACCCACCCCGCCGAGC of Actinomycetota bacterium contains these proteins:
- a CDS encoding glycosyltransferase, coding for MRVLLWHVHGSWTTAFVQGRHEYLIPVTPDRGPDGLGRARTWSWPASAVEVTREEAAAAEVDVVVLQRPHELGGLAEEWLGRRRPGREVPAVYLEHNAPQGRINELRHVAADRDELVVVHVTHFNDLFWDCGSTPTRVIEHGIVDPGERYSGEVPAAAVVVNEAGRRARVTGTDLLARLGAAVPLDLFGMGSERLAGTPGVRSVADLAQDRLHAEMARRRLYLHPVRWTSLGLSLLEAMHLGMPVVALATTEVVEAVPPEAGVISTRVEALADAARRLVADPEQARLMGKAARVAATERYGLERFLGEWDALLEEVRDR
- a CDS encoding glycosyltransferase, giving the protein MRVAMVSEHASPLAVLGGADAGGQNVHVAALSAALARRGVEVVVHTRRDDPGLPRRVVAAPGVTVEHVDAGPARPIPKDDLPPHMGEFAARLRRSFRDDPPDVVHAHFWMSGQAALAAARPLGMPVVQTFHALGVVKRRHQGARDTSPPGRLADEAAVARDADRIVATCSDEVFELVRMGADLRRIAVVPCGVDLELFRTDGPVAPRPAGRHRLLVVSRLVERKGIGDVVAAMARLPGAELVVAGGPPAAELAGDPEARRLLALAERAGVAGRVRLLGRVGRADLPALYRSADLVVNVPWYEPFGIVPLEAMACGVPVVASAVGGLVDTVVDGVTGAHVPPRRPAVLAATLAALLADPPRRAALGAAGARRARRRYGWDRIARGTLEVYAGLPAGLVAGRPADLPGGHPAGLPGGRPTGLPAGRAGRPAGVVDSREHPSSGSATLPLRGASQPGAGFARAPKRQSGRGPR